From bacterium, one genomic window encodes:
- a CDS encoding STAS domain-containing protein, whose translation MSPGKKIEIQAERVERMIGVLAALTTGDYEVAFDVDEKAEDEFTQVEYSINFLIEQLAYERGENEQKQQALEEQLGLVKQQQLAILELSTPNIKVWDGVLVIPIIGTLDTRRSQRLTEELLTKLGTTQSRVAIIDITGVPTVDSAVANHILKTVSAVELLGAKCVITGIRPEVAQTIVHLGVDLSSVETLSNLAEGLKWTLAHLNLEIKNKSARDSR comes from the coding sequence ATGAGCCCGGGGAAAAAAATAGAGATACAAGCCGAAAGGGTCGAACGGATGATTGGAGTTCTTGCCGCCCTCACGACTGGCGACTACGAAGTGGCATTCGATGTAGACGAAAAAGCCGAGGATGAATTCACTCAGGTAGAGTACTCGATTAATTTCCTTATAGAGCAGCTTGCATACGAGCGAGGCGAAAACGAGCAAAAGCAGCAGGCTCTCGAAGAGCAGCTTGGTCTTGTTAAACAGCAGCAGCTTGCGATACTCGAGCTTTCCACGCCCAACATCAAGGTGTGGGATGGCGTGCTGGTTATTCCCATCATAGGCACGCTCGATACGAGGCGCTCCCAGCGCCTTACGGAAGAGCTGTTGACAAAACTCGGAACGACCCAGTCAAGGGTGGCGATAATAGACATCACGGGCGTACCCACCGTGGATTCAGCCGTAGCCAACCACATTCTTAAAACGGTCTCGGCGGTAGAACTCCTGGGCGCCAAGTGCGTTATAACAGGCATTCGTCCCGAAGTTGCGCAGACCATCGTTCACCTGGGCGTCGATCTTTCATCGGTGGAAACACTGTCCAATCTCGCTGAAGGCTTGAAATGGACGCTTGCTCATCTCAACCTGGAAATAAAAAACAAAAGCGCCAGGGATTCGAGATAA
- a CDS encoding STAS/SEC14 domain-containing protein — protein MKEIITFEPPDTLVIYLRVKPPAEDIKDMFVKWAEYIKPEQKCKVMVDASTLEDLLPKTREALRDGGAKFRISRLAVFGASTKMRVMGGLIIKMLPFVDHSTFVKTEEEAREWLAK, from the coding sequence ATGAAAGAGATAATCACCTTTGAACCTCCCGATACCTTAGTTATATACTTACGCGTCAAACCGCCTGCTGAAGATATAAAAGATATGTTCGTAAAATGGGCTGAGTACATAAAACCCGAACAGAAGTGTAAAGTGATGGTAGACGCCTCAACCCTCGAAGATCTCCTGCCCAAGACTCGTGAAGCCTTGCGTGATGGAGGTGCCAAATTCCGTATTTCCAGATTGGCGGTTTTCGGCGCTTCAACAAAGATGCGCGTTATGGGCGGGTTAATAATCAAGATGCTGCCGTTTGTCGATCATTCGACGTTCGTGAAAACCGAAGAAGAAGCCCGCGAATGGCTGGCTAAATAA
- a CDS encoding STAS/SEC14 domain-containing protein, with protein sequence MIPKTWFDEENKVLRIRFFEQWTEDDIPEFFSLINRLLEGRKKRYVLVDLSDAAPQHYSKEFRRVFAENMGLLSFQKAAVLGANPALRIMAGVLLNIMKGIKIFEIRYFSNTFDALEWLKK encoded by the coding sequence ATGATTCCTAAAACCTGGTTTGACGAAGAGAACAAGGTCTTAAGGATCAGGTTTTTTGAACAATGGACTGAGGATGATATCCCTGAGTTCTTTTCTCTAATAAATCGCTTGCTTGAAGGCAGGAAGAAGCGATACGTTCTGGTCGACTTGTCTGACGCGGCGCCGCAGCATTACAGCAAGGAATTCAGAAGGGTTTTTGCCGAAAATATGGGCTTGCTTAGTTTTCAAAAAGCGGCCGTTCTCGGCGCGAACCCTGCGCTTAGAATAATGGCAGGAGTGCTCCTTAATATAATGAAAGGAATTAAGATATTCGAGATCCGTTACTTCAGTAATACATTCGACGCCCTTGAATGGCTTAAAAAATAA
- a CDS encoding GIY-YIG nuclease family protein produces MQYYVYIMTNNYRNVFYTGVTNNLIRRVYEHKEKLVEGFTKKYKLDRLVYFEIFSDPKSAIEREKQIKAGTRRRKIELVEFANPTWRDLWNEVSATK; encoded by the coding sequence ATGCAATACTACGTCTACATCATGACCAATAACTACCGCAATGTTTTCTATACAGGAGTGACTAATAATCTTATCCGTAGAGTCTATGAACACAAGGAAAAACTCGTGGAAGGCTTCACTAAAAAATACAAACTCGATAGGCTCGTCTACTTTGAAATCTTTTCCGATCCGAAATCGGCGATTGAAAGAGAAAAGCAGATAAAGGCTGGGACGCGGCGAAGGAAGATAGAATTGGTGGAATTCGCTAACCCAACATGGCGGGATTTGTGGAATGAGGTCAGTGCAACAAAGTAG
- a CDS encoding STAS/SEC14 domain-containing protein, with product MKHEVWFDKEHNVLREKFLGGFTEEDVPEYLSRMRAVYNKSGDQCRVIVDLSQASQPFYNKRTRELLIQGSAKQRYVEERVAMVNAKPDIRMLIKVLVAGMKHKGKDIEARFFDSEDEALNWLNNNNGH from the coding sequence ATGAAACATGAAGTATGGTTCGATAAGGAACACAATGTCCTGCGGGAGAAGTTTCTAGGAGGATTCACCGAGGAAGATGTTCCCGAGTATCTTTCCCGGATGAGAGCGGTATACAACAAAAGCGGCGACCAGTGCCGCGTTATTGTCGATTTGTCCCAGGCTTCACAGCCTTTCTACAACAAAAGAACGCGCGAGCTCTTGATACAAGGCTCGGCAAAGCAGAGATACGTTGAGGAAAGAGTCGCGATGGTCAACGCCAAGCCCGACATAAGGATGCTCATAAAGGTTCTTGTCGCCGGAATGAAGCACAAGGGAAAGGATATAGAGGCGCGGTTCTTCGACTCCGAGGATGAGGCGCTCAACTGGTTAAATAATAATAACGGACACTAA
- a CDS encoding AAA domain-containing protein has translation MRLDKFTQRAQEALSLAQESLSRFQHTEFDTQHLLYGLLTQAEGVVPQLFSEMGIASEHFIERLERELDRLPKVLGAAGGTEQVYLSPRLKRVLDRASQEALRLKDEYIGTEHLFLALTEEREGLSAKLLSDFGITTEKVYKALQKIRGSQRVDSPDAENHYQSLKKYTRDLTALAKEGKLDPVIGRDDEIRRVIEILSRRTKNNPALIGEPGVGKTAIVEGLAQKIVSGDVPEVLRNSKVLALDMGQLVAGTKFRGEFEERLKAVLAELKLNRVNIILFIDEMHTIVGAGAAEGALDASNLLKPALSRGEIQCVGATTLKEYRENIEKDGALERRFQPVYVDEPTIEETIEILKRLADRYEAHHGVAISEAALEAAARLSARYITGRHLPDKAIDLIDETAAHLKLEKFSLPSAIRDKERSLAELTREGQEAVRIQDYARAAKLKKEADRIQEEYIRERDAYFKDKGIEDTLEAKHIAETISRWTGIPVASMLEGERDKLLNMESRIHERLINQDEAVNLVSDAVRRGRSGLADPDKPTASFLFLGPTGVGKTELARSLAWFLFDDEAALLRIDMSEYSEKHSVARFVGAPPGYVGYEEGGQLTEAVRRRPYQVILLDEIEKAHPSVFNILLQLLDDGRLTDGQGRTVDFKSTVVIMTSNIASQEIIDSGGALSKEELDHHLSSNFRPEFLNRIDEVIVFKPLSIEHMRRIVELQLSRLSQRLLGQNIRIEVADEVKELLSREGFDPRFGARPLKRAIEKLVANPLSRLIISETQGAVYKIELSDGKLVFEKEEK, from the coding sequence ATGAGATTAGATAAATTTACCCAAAGGGCGCAGGAAGCGCTGTCACTTGCCCAGGAGTCGCTGTCGCGATTCCAGCACACCGAGTTTGATACTCAACATCTTTTATATGGACTGCTTACGCAAGCAGAGGGCGTTGTCCCGCAGCTGTTTTCAGAAATGGGCATAGCCTCGGAGCATTTTATCGAGCGGCTTGAACGAGAGCTGGACAGGCTTCCAAAAGTGCTTGGGGCTGCGGGTGGTACCGAACAAGTATATCTCTCACCGCGACTTAAGCGTGTGCTGGACAGAGCTTCACAGGAGGCTTTGCGTCTGAAGGATGAATACATTGGTACCGAACATCTTTTTTTAGCACTTACTGAAGAAAGAGAAGGCTTATCGGCTAAGCTACTTTCCGACTTCGGCATAACTACCGAAAAAGTATACAAAGCCCTCCAGAAGATCAGGGGTAGTCAGCGAGTGGATTCCCCTGATGCTGAGAATCACTATCAGTCGCTGAAAAAATACACCCGTGATCTTACAGCGCTTGCGAAAGAAGGCAAGCTTGATCCGGTGATAGGCAGGGATGACGAAATAAGGCGCGTGATTGAGATTCTTTCGCGCCGTACAAAGAATAACCCTGCGCTTATCGGCGAACCAGGGGTTGGCAAAACAGCTATTGTGGAAGGTCTTGCACAAAAAATCGTCTCCGGCGACGTGCCTGAAGTTCTGCGAAACTCAAAGGTTCTTGCGCTTGATATGGGTCAGCTTGTTGCGGGAACAAAGTTCAGAGGTGAATTCGAAGAAAGACTCAAGGCTGTTCTTGCCGAATTGAAGCTTAACCGTGTAAACATCATTCTTTTTATAGACGAGATGCATACGATTGTCGGTGCAGGTGCAGCGGAAGGAGCGCTCGACGCTTCAAATCTTCTTAAGCCTGCTCTTTCCAGGGGCGAGATTCAGTGTGTTGGCGCCACTACCCTTAAGGAATATCGGGAGAATATAGAAAAAGACGGAGCTCTTGAGCGTCGTTTTCAACCTGTATATGTCGACGAACCGACAATAGAGGAGACCATAGAAATCCTCAAACGGCTCGCCGACCGGTACGAAGCTCATCACGGAGTTGCTATCTCCGAAGCGGCCCTTGAAGCGGCAGCGCGGCTTTCGGCACGATACATTACCGGTCGTCATCTTCCGGACAAGGCGATAGATTTGATAGATGAGACTGCCGCACATCTCAAACTCGAAAAGTTCTCGCTTCCTTCGGCAATTCGTGATAAGGAGCGCAGTCTTGCTGAGTTGACACGCGAGGGGCAGGAGGCTGTAAGAATTCAGGATTATGCTCGCGCTGCCAAGCTCAAGAAGGAGGCTGATAGGATACAGGAGGAATATATTCGGGAAAGAGACGCCTACTTCAAAGATAAGGGAATTGAGGATACACTTGAGGCGAAGCATATTGCAGAGACCATCTCTCGCTGGACAGGAATACCAGTAGCAAGCATGCTGGAGGGAGAAAGAGACAAGCTTTTAAATATGGAATCACGGATTCACGAACGCCTTATTAATCAAGATGAGGCAGTTAATCTGGTCTCCGACGCCGTAAGACGCGGAAGGTCAGGGCTAGCTGATCCCGATAAACCGACCGCTTCTTTTTTGTTCCTCGGGCCGACAGGAGTAGGTAAAACGGAGCTTGCCAGAAGTCTTGCGTGGTTTTTGTTTGACGACGAGGCAGCCCTTCTCAGAATTGATATGAGCGAGTATTCCGAGAAACACTCGGTCGCACGTTTCGTTGGGGCGCCTCCCGGGTACGTCGGCTACGAAGAAGGCGGGCAGTTGACTGAGGCCGTGCGTCGAAGGCCCTATCAGGTTATACTACTCGATGAGATAGAGAAGGCGCACCCCTCCGTATTCAATATCCTCCTTCAGCTCCTTGATGACGGTCGGCTTACCGACGGGCAAGGCCGGACTGTTGACTTCAAAAGCACGGTCGTAATAATGACCTCAAACATTGCGTCGCAAGAGATAATCGATTCAGGCGGGGCTCTAAGCAAGGAAGAACTTGATCATCATCTTTCCTCAAATTTCAGACCGGAATTTCTGAACAGGATAGACGAGGTCATTGTATTTAAACCTCTTTCTATTGAACACATGCGCCGGATAGTCGAACTCCAGCTTTCGCGGCTTTCTCAACGACTATTGGGACAAAATATAAGGATTGAGGTTGCAGATGAGGTTAAAGAACTTCTTTCAAGGGAAGGTTTCGATCCTCGTTTCGGGGCAAGGCCACTGAAGAGAGCGATTGAGAAACTGGTTGCAAATCCTCTTTCCAGGCTTATTATTAGTGAAACACAAGGCGCGGTTTACAAAATAGAATTGTCAGACGGAAAGCTTGTTTTTGAAAAAGAGGAGAAATGA